In the genome of Ferrovibrio terrae, the window GAAAGATTGTGCAGCGTGTTGCTGACGAGGAACCAACCGATGATGCCCACCAGCGCAACCGCGACAACCTGGTAGACGACAGAACGGACGTCCGGATCATTCCAACTCAGACGTCGCGGCGGTGCGGATTGCCCGCCGTTTACTCTTGGATCTGCCATGTGCCCCCCATGGCTAAGAGAAACTGAATACGCGTAGAGAAGCGATGGGCAGGCGGCGCCCTGTACGCCGCCTGCCCTGCTTTACACTTAGCGGATCGGCCAGGCGTACATCAGACCACCGGCATTCCACAGCGCGTTCACGCCGCGATCCAGCTTGAGCGGGCTGCCCTTGCCGACGTTGCGGTCGAAGCTTTCGCCGTAGTTACCGACCTGCTTGATGATGTTGTAGGCCCACTTCTCGTCAAGGCCGAGCGCCTTGCCGCCGCCCGGGGTAACGCCCAGGATGCGCTTGACGTTCGGGTTGTCGCTCTTGAGCATCTCGTCGACGTTCGCCGAGGTGATGCCGTATTCTTCGGCTTCGACCATGGCGTTCAGCGCCCAGCGGACCACGACCAGCCAGGTGTCGTCACCCTGGCGAACCAGCGGGCCGAGCGGCTCCTTCGAGATCACTTCCGGCAGGATGACATGGTCATCCGGGTTCGGCAGCTGGGTGGCGCGCGTTGAGGCGAGACCCGAGACGTCAGTGGTGTAGACGTCGCAACGGCCGGAGGCATAAGCGCCCACGACTTCGTCGAGCTTCTCGATCACGACCGGCTTGAAGGTCAGCTTGTTGGCGCGGAAGTAGTCAGCGAGGTTCAACTCGGTGGTGGTGCCGGGCTGGACGCAGACGGTAGCGCCGTTCAGTTCCTTGGCGCTCTTCACGCCGAGCTTCTTGGTCACGATGAAGCCCTGGCCGTCATAGTAGTTCACGCCAGCGCCGATCAGGCCCAGCGATGCATCGCGGGTCAGGGTCTGCGTGGTGTTGCGGGCGAGCATATCGACTTCACCCGACTGCAGGGCGGTGAAACGCTGCTGCGCCGTCAGCGGGGTGTGCTTGACCTTGTTGGCATCGCCGAACATCGCCGCGGCGACAGCGCGGCAGAGATCAACATCGAGGCCCTTCATTTCGCCCTTGGCGTCCGGCGCGCCGAAACCACCGACGCTGCCATTCATGCCGCACTGAACAAAGCCCTTGGACTTCACGGCGTCGAAGGTGGCGCCAGCCTGAGCGCCCTGTGCGACGAACACGAGCGCCGCTGCGGCAGCGGCCGTTGCAAGAAGTTTCATTGGTATTACCCTTCCCTGTTGTGACTGGTTCCGCCTTGGGCAGAACTGACTAAAATTATCACGACGCTGTAAAAATCGGCAAGACAAGCTCAGTTATCCACAGGACGGCCGCATACCGGGCCGCCTTGCCGATAGTAACCACTATCAAAAATCGGGCCAGTGGGTATCGCAGTGCCCCGGCTGCGAAGGTCAGAGGGTCGCCGACCAGCGGAATCCATGAGAAAAGCAGGATCCAGCCCCCCCACCGGGCGAAACGATCCCGGGCCTTCTGCATCTGCACGGGTGTGACCGGAAACCAGCGTCTGTGCTGAAAACGCAGGCACCAGACGCCCAGCAGCCAGTTCACGAGTGCACCGCACACATTGCCGCTTGTCGCGACCGCAAACAGAATTAGCGGGGGCGCCGCCGCCACGGCATGCGCCGCTGACAGCGCCACTTCGGACGAGATCGGCACCAGCGTGGAGGCGAGGAACGACCA includes:
- a CDS encoding YqaA family protein, giving the protein MIEQAFTHASEFWGALGGLFLWSFLASTLVPISSEVALSAAHAVAAAPPLILFAVATSGNVCGALVNWLLGVWCLRFQHRRWFPVTPVQMQKARDRFARWGGWILLFSWIPLVGDPLTFAAGALRYPLARFLIVVTIGKAARYAAVLWITELVLPIFTAS
- a CDS encoding amino acid ABC transporter substrate-binding protein is translated as MKLLATAAAAAALVFVAQGAQAGATFDAVKSKGFVQCGMNGSVGGFGAPDAKGEMKGLDVDLCRAVAAAMFGDANKVKHTPLTAQQRFTALQSGEVDMLARNTTQTLTRDASLGLIGAGVNYYDGQGFIVTKKLGVKSAKELNGATVCVQPGTTTELNLADYFRANKLTFKPVVIEKLDEVVGAYASGRCDVYTTDVSGLASTRATQLPNPDDHVILPEVISKEPLGPLVRQGDDTWLVVVRWALNAMVEAEEYGITSANVDEMLKSDNPNVKRILGVTPGGGKALGLDEKWAYNIIKQVGNYGESFDRNVGKGSPLKLDRGVNALWNAGGLMYAWPIR